The following are encoded together in the Ranitomeya imitator isolate aRanImi1 chromosome 4, aRanImi1.pri, whole genome shotgun sequence genome:
- the NMB gene encoding neuromedin-B, with protein sequence MSAVPLTRILPIGFLAHLLLFSFVSLTVCVEFTEETGKLGKINVLQRGGNQWAIGHFMGKKSLQDTYRLSEQDLEESAVFPPRTMESIRAALSQEQRRAPSPIQLLGPQRILRKLLEQYFKMSQK encoded by the exons ATGTCTGCAGTTCCTCTCACTAGGATCCTGCCCATCGGGTTCCTTGCTCACCTACTTCTCTTCTCTTTCGTCTCACTCACTGTCTGCGTGGAGTTCACCGAAGAAACCGGCAAACTAGGCAAAATCAACGTACTTCAGAGAGGAGGCAACCAGTGGGCAATCG GGCACTTCATGGGAAAGAAAAGTCTTCAGGACACGTATAGACTGAGTGAACAAGATTTGGAGGAATCGGCTGTCTTCCCTCCACGCACTATGGAAAGCATCAGAGCTGCGCTTTCACAAGAGCAACGCAGAGCACCGTCACCCATTCAACTTCTAGGACCACAG CGAATACTAAGGAAACTCCTGGAGCAGTATTTTAAAATGTCCCAGAAGTAG